The following coding sequences are from one Candidatus Sulfotelmatobacter sp. window:
- a CDS encoding BtpA/SgcQ family protein → MSLADDRRLLECGMPADRTAIMKRAFGADRALIGMLHLGALPGTPAARAPLGDVITRALGEAHAYAQAGFTALMIENMHDRPFLKRAVGPEIVAAMTAVSVEVRRASGLPLGVQALAGANRESLAVALACGATFVRVEGYVFAHVADEGLIEADAGELLRYRRVIGAEGVAVFADVKKKHAAHAITGDMDVVDTALAAEFSLADGVILSGDATGREADPEEVTHVSGAVSIPVLVGSGLTPDNLAMFAAADGFIVGSSVKRGGLWSNELDPAAVAAMAKAFRSLGPRA, encoded by the coding sequence GTGAGTCTGGCTGACGACCGCCGGCTGCTAGAATGCGGCATGCCCGCCGACCGCACCGCCATCATGAAGCGCGCCTTCGGCGCCGATCGCGCGTTGATCGGGATGCTCCATCTGGGAGCGCTCCCCGGCACGCCGGCCGCGCGCGCGCCGCTCGGCGACGTGATCACGCGCGCGCTCGGCGAGGCCCACGCCTACGCCCAGGCCGGCTTCACCGCGCTGATGATCGAGAACATGCACGACCGGCCGTTTCTCAAGCGCGCGGTCGGGCCCGAGATCGTGGCGGCGATGACCGCGGTGAGCGTGGAAGTGCGGCGCGCGTCCGGGCTTCCGCTCGGCGTCCAGGCGCTGGCCGGTGCCAATCGCGAGTCGCTGGCGGTGGCGCTCGCCTGCGGCGCCACGTTTGTCCGCGTCGAAGGCTACGTGTTCGCCCATGTCGCCGACGAAGGCCTGATCGAGGCCGACGCCGGCGAACTGCTGCGCTATCGCCGCGTGATTGGCGCCGAGGGAGTCGCCGTGTTCGCCGACGTCAAGAAGAAGCACGCGGCGCACGCCATCACCGGCGACATGGACGTCGTCGACACGGCGCTCGCGGCGGAGTTCTCGCTGGCCGATGGCGTGATCCTCAGCGGCGACGCCACCGGGCGCGAGGCCGATCCCGAGGAAGTGACGCACGTCTCGGGCGCGGTCTCGATTCCGGTGCTGGTGGGCTCGGGGCTGACACCCGACAATCTCGCCATGTTCGCGGCCGCCGACGGCTTCATCGTCGGCTCGTCGGTGAAGCGCGGCGGCCTGTGGTCGAATGAACTCGACCCGGCCGCGGTCGCGGCGATGGCGAAGGCGTTCCGCTCGCTCGGCCCGCGCGCATGA